Part of the Paenibacillus terrae HPL-003 genome is shown below.
TCTACCGTGTTCTACATCGTCATGGGCTGGCTCATCACCATTGCCTGGAACCCGCTGGTGGTGGCTGTTCCCGCCGGGGGCATGACGCTATTGTTCGTGGGCGGTCTAATGTATACATTGGGCACAATCTTCTATGTGTGGCGGGCGTTCCCATATCATCATGCGATCTGGCATCTGTTTGTTCTGGCAGGCAGCATACTTCATTTTCTGGCTGTTCTGCTGTACCTTACTCCGGTAAGAGTTTAAATCCTAGCTGGCAAAAAGCCGATCCGTACTTCCGTTTAAGGGCAGTGGATTGGCTTTTTTTTGGTTGACAAGGGATAACGCTTGACATCTTCTTTTCTTTTATGTATGATAAGGATCGTTGAAAAGAACTGTAAAGTGTTTTTCCTTGACGATGGAGGTATACGCGATGAGTCAGGAGAATCGGCTGGAAAAGACAAACCGGATTAATCGACTGTTTGACTTCTATGAACCTCTGCTTACGGAGAAGCAACAGATGTTTTTGAAATATTACTTCCATGATGATTTTTCTCTGGGAGAGATTGCTTCGGAATTTCAAATTAGCCGTCAGGCCGTGTATGAGCATATTAAACGTGCCGAGCAGGTGCTGGAAATGTACGAGGAAAAGCTCGGATTGCTCAGTAAACATGAGCGCAGAAGCCGAGACCTGGAAGAACTAAATACGGCGTTGTATGAGGCATTCGGTAAAATCGGTGAACCCGATGATAGCACTCTGCAACATGTTAATCAAATTGTAAATCGCCTGCAGGAATTGTAGGTTATATAGATTAGTAAACAAACAACCCTGGTAGACAAGGAGGTGCGAAAATATGGCATTTGAAGGATTATCGACCCGCTTGCAAAATGTATTCAGTAAACTGCGCGGCAAAGGGAAAGTGTCTGAGGATGATGTAGCTCAGGCGATGCGCGAAGTACGATTAGCTTTGCTGGAGGCGGACGTTAACTTCAAGGTTGTAAAGGACTTTATTGCAAAGGTGAAGGAGAAATCCGTCGGCAAGGAAGTGATGGACAGCTTTACACCAGGCATGGTAATCATCGACATCGTGAACAAGGAACTGACCGAGTTGATGGGTGGCAGTCAGGCCAAGCTTGCCAAGGCAAACAAACCGCCTACGGTCATTATGATGGTGGGTCTCCAGGGTGCAGGTAAGACGACGACATCCGGTAAGCTGGCGAAGTTGCTACAAAAGCAAAATCATCGGCCATTGCTTGTAGCTGGTGATATATATAGACCGGCTGCGATCAAGCAGTTACAGGTACTTGGTGAGCAGATTAATGCTCCTGTATTTACGCTGGGTGATCAGACAAGCCCGGTGGAGATTGCAAAACAGGGCTTACAGCATGCCAAAGATAACGGTAATGACTACGTTATTATAGATACTGCAGGTCGTCTTCACGTGGATGAAGAGCTTATGGAAGAGTTGCGCCAGATTCATGCGAACGTCAATCCGGACGAAGTTCTGCTGGTTGTTGATAGCATGACAGGTCAGGACGCGGTAAACGTCGCAGAGCACTTTAACACTAGCTTGGAGTTAACGGGGGTTGTACTGACAAAGCTGGACGGCGATACCCGCGGTGGTGCGGCCTTGTCGGTTAAGGCTGTGACCGGATGCCCGATCAAATTTGCTACATTGGGTGAAAAGCTGGATGCGATGGAGCCGTTTCATCCGGAACGGATGGCTTCACGGATTTTGGGTATGGGCGACATGTTGTCCCTGATTGAAAAAGCGCAATCCAATATCGACGCCGATAAGGCGAAGGAAATGGAACGGAAAATGCGCAATGCTGAATTTACCTTCGAAGATTTTCTGGAGCAGATGGATCAAGTTAAAAAGCTTGGCCCGATCGATCAGATTCTCGATATGATTCCCGGCATGGGCAATATGAAGCAAATGAAAGATGTCAAAGTGGATGACAAGCAGATGGGCCGGATTGAGGCTATCGTTCATTCCATGACCACACAAGAAAAACAAAACCCGGACATGATTAATCATAGCCGCCGCAAACGGATTGCTGTAGGCAGTGGAACATCACTGGCTGAGGTAAACCGTCTGATTAAGCAATTTGATGAAATGCGGCGCATGATGAAGCAATTCTCAGACATGATGGGACCCAAGGGTGGCAAAAACAAAGCTCTGAAGCAGTTGAAGGGTATGGGTAAAGGTATGAAGTTTCCTTTCCGTTAAGGCCAATAGGCCGTTGGAATTATAGGATAACAATATACAGTCTACTTTTTGAAGGAGGTGAATTTTCGTGGCAGTTCGTATTCGTCTGAAACGTATGGGTGCACATAAAGCTCCTTTCTATCGCGTCGTGGTATCGGATTCCCGTTCCCCGCGTGACGGTCGTTTTATCGAAGAAATCGGTTATTACAACCCTATTACAGTACCAGCAGTTGTAAAAATTGATGAAGATAAAGCGTTGAAATGGTTGCAAGATGGTGCACAAGCATCCGATACAGTCCGCAACTTGCTTAGCAAAGCGGGCGTAATGAAAAAGTTTCATGAGCTTAAACAACAGAAATAAGGTGCTGATACGGAGGGTCAACCATGGAAGAATTAGTGATAGTCATTGCTAAGGCTTTAGTCGATCATCCGGAAGATGTAACCGTGAAGACCTTGGAGAAGGATCGGCTTGTCGTATATGAGCTTAGCGTGCATCCTGAGGATGTAGGCAAAATCATTGGCAAGCAGGGTCGTATCGCCAAGGCGCTTCGCACTGTGGTTGCATCAGCAGCCGTTAAGATGGATAAACGGGTTACCGTAGACATCATATCTTAAAGATATACGAAAGTGGGTTAGGATGTATGTCCTAACCCTTTTTCGTACATGATGAAGATGATATGGAGCGGGACCGATTATATGCAGGAGGAACACGATGCAGCAATTGTTTAATGTCGGGAAAATTGTGAATACACACGGAATCCGTGGCGAGCTTAAAATATTAACCACTACTGATTTCCCGGAGGATCGTTTTGCCAAAGGCAGTGAGCTGTTGATCATTCCTGCAGATGGTAAAGCGCCGATCCCTGTAACTATTGAAACAGCACGTTTTCAAAAAAATATGGTTGTAGCCAAATTCAAGGAATATCATAACATCAATGATGTTGAAAAGTATAAGGGTAGCTTATTGAAGGTATCCGCTGAACGGCTAGGCAAGCTAGAGGAAAATGAGTTCTATTTTCATGAAGTTGTTGGCTTGGAAGTAGTGACAGAAGATGGAGAAAAGCTTGGTGTGGTGAAAGAGATTTTGACACCCGGAGCTAACGATGTATG
Proteins encoded:
- the rpsP gene encoding 30S ribosomal protein S16; the protein is MAVRIRLKRMGAHKAPFYRVVVSDSRSPRDGRFIEEIGYYNPITVPAVVKIDEDKALKWLQDGAQASDTVRNLLSKAGVMKKFHELKQQK
- the ffh gene encoding signal recognition particle protein → MAFEGLSTRLQNVFSKLRGKGKVSEDDVAQAMREVRLALLEADVNFKVVKDFIAKVKEKSVGKEVMDSFTPGMVIIDIVNKELTELMGGSQAKLAKANKPPTVIMMVGLQGAGKTTTSGKLAKLLQKQNHRPLLVAGDIYRPAAIKQLQVLGEQINAPVFTLGDQTSPVEIAKQGLQHAKDNGNDYVIIDTAGRLHVDEELMEELRQIHANVNPDEVLLVVDSMTGQDAVNVAEHFNTSLELTGVVLTKLDGDTRGGAALSVKAVTGCPIKFATLGEKLDAMEPFHPERMASRILGMGDMLSLIEKAQSNIDADKAKEMERKMRNAEFTFEDFLEQMDQVKKLGPIDQILDMIPGMGNMKQMKDVKVDDKQMGRIEAIVHSMTTQEKQNPDMINHSRRKRIAVGSGTSLAEVNRLIKQFDEMRRMMKQFSDMMGPKGGKNKALKQLKGMGKGMKFPFR
- a CDS encoding KH domain-containing protein, with protein sequence MEELVIVIAKALVDHPEDVTVKTLEKDRLVVYELSVHPEDVGKIIGKQGRIAKALRTVVASAAVKMDKRVTVDIIS
- the rimM gene encoding ribosome maturation factor RimM (Essential for efficient processing of 16S rRNA); amino-acid sequence: MQQLFNVGKIVNTHGIRGELKILTTTDFPEDRFAKGSELLIIPADGKAPIPVTIETARFQKNMVVAKFKEYHNINDVEKYKGSLLKVSAERLGKLEENEFYFHEVVGLEVVTEDGEKLGVVKEILTPGANDVWVVTMPDGKELLLPYIENVILDVNVPEKRVTVRLMEGLL
- a CDS encoding putative DNA-binding protein, which gives rise to MSQENRLEKTNRINRLFDFYEPLLTEKQQMFLKYYFHDDFSLGEIASEFQISRQAVYEHIKRAEQVLEMYEEKLGLLSKHERRSRDLEELNTALYEAFGKIGEPDDSTLQHVNQIVNRLQEL